From a region of the Actinomadura luzonensis genome:
- a CDS encoding epoxide hydrolase family protein encodes MEIRPFTIAVPQPDLDDLKDRLARTRWPDELPDVGWTRGVPLEPLRELAAYWGEGYDWRAAEAGLNALPQFTTDLDGQRIHFAHVRSERPDALPLMLTHGYPSAFAEFTQLIELLRRDFHLVVPSLPGFGFSTPVRQSGWALGRTARAWAELMRRLGYDRYGVHGGDVGAGVSGAVAGLDGEHVAGVHVVTDPVTAAATATFLPGMAERLDPADPVDRLALDRMAEFRTADSGYLAIQNSRPQTMGYLLNDSPAGQLGWILESFERWTDLPYDRDQFLTIVSLYWFTGSGVSAARFLYEQAHSTDWGAPPAVPQGYSVFGADPTVRRLLEPAPGTYWAEHERGRHFPAMEDPESLAADLRAFFADLK; translated from the coding sequence ATGGAGATCCGGCCCTTCACCATCGCCGTCCCGCAGCCCGACCTCGACGACCTCAAGGACCGCCTGGCCCGCACCCGCTGGCCGGACGAGCTGCCGGACGTCGGCTGGACCCGGGGCGTGCCGCTGGAGCCGCTGCGCGAGCTGGCCGCGTACTGGGGCGAGGGCTACGACTGGCGGGCGGCCGAGGCCGGGCTCAACGCCCTGCCGCAGTTCACCACCGACCTCGACGGGCAGCGCATCCACTTCGCGCACGTGCGCTCCGAGCGCCCCGACGCCCTCCCGCTGATGCTCACGCACGGCTACCCCAGCGCGTTCGCCGAGTTCACGCAGCTCATCGAGCTGCTGCGGCGCGACTTCCACCTCGTCGTCCCCTCGCTGCCCGGCTTCGGGTTCTCCACACCGGTCCGGCAGTCCGGCTGGGCCTTGGGCCGCACCGCCCGCGCCTGGGCCGAGCTGATGCGCCGCCTCGGCTACGACCGCTACGGCGTGCACGGCGGCGACGTCGGCGCCGGCGTCTCGGGCGCGGTGGCCGGGCTCGACGGTGAGCACGTGGCGGGCGTGCACGTGGTGACCGACCCGGTCACGGCGGCGGCCACCGCCACGTTCCTGCCCGGCATGGCCGAGCGCCTGGACCCGGCGGACCCGGTGGACCGGCTCGCCCTGGACCGGATGGCCGAGTTCCGCACCGCCGACAGCGGCTACCTCGCCATCCAGAACAGCCGCCCCCAGACCATGGGCTACCTGCTCAACGACTCCCCGGCGGGGCAGCTCGGCTGGATCCTGGAGAGCTTCGAACGCTGGACCGACCTGCCGTACGACCGCGACCAGTTCCTCACGATCGTCAGCCTGTACTGGTTCACCGGCTCCGGCGTCTCGGCCGCCCGCTTCCTCTACGAGCAGGCCCACTCCACCGACTGGGGCGCGCCGCCGGCCGTCCCGCAGGGCTACTCGGTCTTCGGCGCCGACCCGACCGTGCGCCGGCTCCTGGAACCGGCGCCCGGGACGTACTGGGCCGAGCACGAGCGGGGCCGGCACTTCCCGGCCATGGAGGACCCGGAGAGCCTGGCCGCCGACCTGCGGGCCTTCTTCGCCGACCTGAAATGA
- a CDS encoding sensor histidine kinase: MSDARFLLPLRRWANGLPPIWVDAGLAALIWVVQLWPFLSRDNPAGGPWHWWGYVVVTLAALPLVWRRRAPAAVLMATLAATACYDLVDEVAAQPIWYGGLVAFYTVAVSCTRWVRVTLAVFTLGGGLLLVGSWDTAMRGVVVFVAAYAVGRATAASRAHAAALEERAAQLARERQVAAERAAERERARIARDMHDILAHAVSLMVVQAEAGPVAVAANPARAVAAFDAIASAGRDAMGQLRRLLDVLKEEEGPRAPQPTIAGLPALAEQVRAAGIDVAHTVTGEPGRLSPDAEVAAYRIAQEALTNIVKHAGATRAGLTLTWQDDALMIDVTDDGRGRGAALPSGGNGLIGIRERAAACGGSADAGPMPGGGFRVRVRLPLQDAREAA; encoded by the coding sequence GTGTCCGATGCACGGTTCCTCCTCCCGCTTCGCCGATGGGCGAACGGCCTGCCCCCGATCTGGGTGGACGCCGGGCTGGCGGCCCTGATCTGGGTCGTGCAGCTCTGGCCATTCCTCAGCCGCGACAACCCGGCCGGCGGGCCGTGGCACTGGTGGGGGTACGTCGTCGTGACGCTCGCCGCGCTGCCGCTGGTGTGGCGGCGGCGCGCCCCCGCGGCCGTCCTGATGGCCACGCTGGCCGCGACCGCCTGCTACGACCTCGTGGACGAGGTGGCCGCCCAGCCCATCTGGTACGGCGGCCTGGTGGCGTTCTACACCGTGGCCGTCTCCTGCACCCGGTGGGTGCGCGTCACCCTGGCCGTCTTCACGCTCGGCGGGGGCCTGCTCCTCGTCGGCTCGTGGGACACGGCGATGCGCGGCGTCGTGGTCTTCGTCGCCGCGTACGCCGTCGGCCGGGCGACCGCCGCCTCCCGCGCCCACGCCGCCGCGCTGGAGGAGCGCGCCGCCCAGCTCGCCCGCGAGCGGCAGGTCGCCGCCGAGCGGGCCGCCGAGCGCGAGCGCGCGCGGATCGCCCGCGACATGCACGACATCCTCGCCCACGCCGTCAGCCTCATGGTGGTGCAGGCCGAGGCCGGCCCGGTCGCGGTCGCCGCGAACCCGGCCCGCGCGGTGGCCGCCTTCGACGCCATCGCCTCGGCGGGACGGGACGCGATGGGCCAGCTCCGCCGCCTGCTCGACGTGCTGAAGGAGGAGGAGGGCCCGCGCGCGCCGCAGCCCACCATCGCCGGGCTGCCCGCGCTGGCCGAGCAGGTGCGGGCCGCCGGGATCGACGTGGCGCACACCGTGACCGGCGAGCCGGGCCGGCTGTCGCCGGACGCCGAGGTGGCCGCGTACCGGATCGCGCAGGAAGCCCTCACCAACATCGTCAAGCACGCCGGCGCGACCCGCGCCGGCCTCACCCTCACCTGGCAGGACGACGCCCTCATGATCGACGTCACCGACGACGGCCGCGGGCGGGGAGCGGCGCTCCCCTCCGGCGGCAACGGCCTCATCGGCATCAGGGAGCGGGCCGCGGCCTGCGGCGGGAGCGCCGACGCCGGGCCGATGCCCGGCGGCGGGTTCCGGGTCCGCGTGCGGCTGCCGCTCCAGGACGCGCGGGAGGCGGCGTGA
- a CDS encoding response regulator, whose product MSVRVVVADDQELVRAGFGMILDAQPDIEVVAEAGDGAQAVEAVRTHRPDVLLLDIRMPVMDGIEAARLVCADSACRVIMLTTFDLDDYVYDALRAGASGFLLKDVRRDDLVHAVRVVAAGQSLLAPAITTKLIAEFTSRSAAAQVPSQRLEVLTARERETLRMIARGLSNAEIAQAMVVSEHTVKTHVSNVLTKLGLRDRVQAVIAAYESGLTVPGDPR is encoded by the coding sequence GTGAGCGTGCGCGTGGTGGTCGCCGACGACCAGGAGCTGGTACGGGCCGGGTTCGGCATGATCCTCGACGCGCAGCCGGACATCGAGGTCGTCGCGGAGGCGGGCGACGGCGCGCAGGCGGTCGAGGCGGTGCGGACGCACCGCCCGGACGTGCTGCTGCTCGACATCCGCATGCCGGTCATGGACGGCATCGAGGCGGCCCGGCTGGTCTGCGCGGACAGCGCGTGCCGGGTGATCATGCTGACCACGTTCGACCTGGACGACTACGTCTACGACGCGCTGCGGGCGGGTGCGAGCGGCTTCCTGCTGAAGGACGTGCGCCGCGACGACCTCGTGCACGCCGTGCGGGTGGTCGCGGCCGGGCAGTCCCTGCTCGCGCCCGCGATCACCACGAAGCTGATCGCCGAGTTCACCTCGCGCTCCGCCGCCGCGCAGGTGCCGTCGCAACGGCTGGAGGTGCTGACCGCGCGCGAGCGGGAGACGCTGCGGATGATCGCGCGCGGCCTGTCCAACGCGGAGATCGCGCAGGCCATGGTGGTCAGCGAGCACACGGTGAAGACGCACGTCAGCAACGTGCTGACCAAGCTCGGCCTGCGCGACCGGGTGCAGGCGGTGATCGCCGCGTACGAGAGCGGCCTGACCGTCCCCGGCGACCCGCGCTGA
- a CDS encoding FAD-binding oxidoreductase, with protein MTIDGRTLKGRLSAAGDDGFEQAALPWNRAVRQPIAAVVEAEDAADVAAVVRQAAAAGLRVATQPNGHGATTGLDGEVLLRTSRLRAVEVRPAEWVARVEAGASWGELLAAAAKHDLTGLAGSSPIVSVAGYSLGGGLSWYGRAHGLAGNAIRALEVVDAEGGTSRVTADSDPELFWALRGGGGDFGVVTALELALFPASRLYGGRMMWPAARAAEVMAAFREITATAPEELTLWFTLAQFPPFPEVPEPLRGLAAVMVDLTFLGAAEAGRALVRPLESVPGVLLDTRGDLPVAEVGGICAEPVEPMPALLRAELLTGLGDDAVAALLEAAAAGIAPLATVQVRHLGGALARAGEDAGACGHVAEPYLLSMIGPAPVPEVAAAATARQEAIVAALSAHTSGLKPFTFLGDGETAAAAFPPATLERLRAVKRARDPRGVFRSNYPVLG; from the coding sequence ATGACCATCGACGGCAGGACGTTGAAGGGCCGGCTGTCGGCCGCCGGCGACGACGGCTTCGAGCAGGCCGCGCTGCCCTGGAACCGGGCCGTCCGGCAGCCGATCGCCGCCGTGGTGGAGGCCGAGGACGCCGCCGACGTCGCCGCCGTGGTCCGCCAGGCCGCCGCCGCCGGGCTCCGGGTCGCCACGCAGCCGAACGGCCACGGCGCCACCACCGGCCTCGACGGCGAGGTCCTGCTCCGCACGTCCCGGCTGCGCGCCGTGGAGGTCCGCCCGGCCGAGTGGGTGGCCCGGGTGGAGGCCGGGGCCTCGTGGGGCGAGCTGCTGGCCGCCGCCGCCAAGCACGACCTCACCGGGCTCGCGGGCAGCTCGCCGATCGTCAGCGTCGCCGGCTACAGCCTGGGCGGCGGCCTGAGCTGGTACGGCCGGGCGCACGGCCTGGCGGGCAACGCGATCCGCGCGCTGGAGGTCGTGGACGCCGAGGGCGGCACGTCCCGGGTCACCGCCGACTCCGACCCCGAGCTGTTCTGGGCGCTGCGCGGCGGCGGCGGCGACTTCGGCGTGGTGACCGCGCTGGAGCTGGCGCTGTTCCCCGCCTCCCGCCTGTACGGCGGCCGGATGATGTGGCCCGCCGCCCGCGCCGCCGAGGTGATGGCCGCCTTCCGCGAGATCACCGCGACCGCGCCCGAGGAGCTGACCCTGTGGTTCACCCTCGCGCAGTTCCCGCCGTTCCCCGAGGTGCCCGAGCCGCTGCGCGGGCTGGCGGCCGTCATGGTGGACCTCACCTTCCTCGGGGCGGCCGAGGCGGGCCGCGCCCTGGTGCGCCCGCTGGAGTCCGTCCCGGGCGTGCTGCTGGACACCCGCGGCGACCTGCCGGTCGCGGAGGTGGGCGGCATCTGCGCCGAGCCGGTCGAGCCGATGCCCGCCCTGCTGCGCGCCGAGCTGCTGACCGGGCTCGGCGACGACGCCGTGGCGGCCCTGCTGGAGGCGGCGGCCGCGGGCATCGCCCCGCTGGCCACGGTCCAGGTGCGGCATCTCGGCGGCGCGCTGGCCCGGGCCGGCGAGGACGCGGGGGCCTGCGGGCACGTCGCGGAGCCGTACCTGCTGAGCATGATCGGCCCGGCTCCCGTGCCCGAGGTCGCGGCGGCGGCGACGGCCCGGCAGGAGGCGATCGTCGCGGCGCTGTCCGCGCACACCAGCGGGCTGAAGCCGTTCACGTTCCTCGGCGACGGGGAGACGGCCGCGGCGGCGTTCCCGCCCGCGACGCTGGAGCGGCTGCGCGCGGTCAAGCGGGCCCGCGACCCGCGCGGGGTCTTCCGCTCCAACTACCCGGTGCTGGGCTGA